A region from the Linepithema humile isolate Giens D197 chromosome 1, Lhum_UNIL_v1.0, whole genome shotgun sequence genome encodes:
- the LOC137001039 gene encoding myb/SANT-like DNA-binding domain-containing protein 3 isoform X1 gives MIKYLLGSYLVVILKMEESVKEGRSVNFTASEIITLIELVKKYQHIIECKKTDSTTWRDKDECWSKITDELNSCCGETYRKKKSVKTKYEDMKKNLKKKLSRNKMETFKTGGGPANIQPLTFAEEILLSFLPSTIQGLPSVFDSDRILADKQMSKRKTSLAETVVIKDNINDESQTQDTDDQFEWIYETLNVDEVNDEDKTENAAYFSDVEDDTKYTNKKRLPLEDVFNTHSSAHVKKIKTYDIDDNNIKSVLDLKNVKKYVSRTTSNSTEKCTKSAKTGVDILRKKVSKELKTENGNASKSIIKTDIINLANAKEELVQLQKTALETDIQIKERNNNTQEEILQIELEISKEKLKFVKLEIQLKELEVEIKKQQLTRLL, from the exons atgataaaatatctattaggTAGTTACCTCGTCG ttatattaaaaatggaagaatCTGTTAAAGAAGGTAGAAGCGTTAATTTTACAGCTAGTGagattattactttaatagaacttgtaaaaaaatatcaacataTCATCGAATGCAAAAAAACTGATAGTACTACATGGCGAGACAAAGATGAATGTTGGTCTAAAATCACAGATGAATTAAATTCTTGCTGTGGAGAAACttatcgaaagaaaaaaagcgtaaaaacaaaatacgaagatatgaaaaagaacttaaagaaaaaattatcaagaaataaaatggaaacATTTAAAACTGGCGGTGGACCTGCAAATATACAACCACTTACTTTTGCTGAAgaaattcttttatcttttttaccGTCCACTATTCAAGGATTGCCTTCCGTTTTTGATTCTGATAGAATATTAGCag ATAAACAAATGTCAAAACGCAAAACCTCTTTAGCAGAAACAGTTGTTATAAAAGACAATATAAATGATGAATCTCAAACTCAAGATACTGATGATCAATTTGAATGGATATATGAAACACTTAATGTAGATGAAGTTAATGATGAAGATAAA ACAGAAAACGCAGCCTATTTCAGTGATGTAGAAgatgatacaaaatatacaaataaaaagcgATTACCTTTAGAAGACGTTTTTAATACACATTCAAGCgcacatgtaaaaaaaataaaaacatacgatattgatgataataat ataaaaagcgtacttgatttaaaaaatgtgaaaaaatacgtTTCGAGAACAACCTCCAATTCAACAGAAAAGTGTACAAAATCAGCCAAAACCGGCGTTGATATtctgagaaaaaaagttaGCAAGGAACTTAAGACTGAAAATGGGAATGCatcaaaatcaattataaaaactgaTATTATCAATTTAGCAAACGCAAAAGAAGAATTAGTGCAATTGCAAAAAACAGCTTTAGAGAcagatatacaaattaaagaaagaaataacaatACGCAAGAAGAGATTTTACAAATAGAATTGGAaataagtaaagaaaaattaaaatttgtaaaattagagATACAACTTAAAGAACTAGAAGTGGAGATTAAAAAACAACAACTTACAAGGCTGCTATAA
- the LOC137001039 gene encoding myb/SANT-like DNA-binding domain-containing protein 3 isoform X2, whose translation MEESVKEGRSVNFTASEIITLIELVKKYQHIIECKKTDSTTWRDKDECWSKITDELNSCCGETYRKKKSVKTKYEDMKKNLKKKLSRNKMETFKTGGGPANIQPLTFAEEILLSFLPSTIQGLPSVFDSDRILADKQMSKRKTSLAETVVIKDNINDESQTQDTDDQFEWIYETLNVDEVNDEDKTENAAYFSDVEDDTKYTNKKRLPLEDVFNTHSSAHVKKIKTYDIDDNNIKSVLDLKNVKKYVSRTTSNSTEKCTKSAKTGVDILRKKVSKELKTENGNASKSIIKTDIINLANAKEELVQLQKTALETDIQIKERNNNTQEEILQIELEISKEKLKFVKLEIQLKELEVEIKKQQLTRLL comes from the exons atggaagaatCTGTTAAAGAAGGTAGAAGCGTTAATTTTACAGCTAGTGagattattactttaatagaacttgtaaaaaaatatcaacataTCATCGAATGCAAAAAAACTGATAGTACTACATGGCGAGACAAAGATGAATGTTGGTCTAAAATCACAGATGAATTAAATTCTTGCTGTGGAGAAACttatcgaaagaaaaaaagcgtaaaaacaaaatacgaagatatgaaaaagaacttaaagaaaaaattatcaagaaataaaatggaaacATTTAAAACTGGCGGTGGACCTGCAAATATACAACCACTTACTTTTGCTGAAgaaattcttttatcttttttaccGTCCACTATTCAAGGATTGCCTTCCGTTTTTGATTCTGATAGAATATTAGCag ATAAACAAATGTCAAAACGCAAAACCTCTTTAGCAGAAACAGTTGTTATAAAAGACAATATAAATGATGAATCTCAAACTCAAGATACTGATGATCAATTTGAATGGATATATGAAACACTTAATGTAGATGAAGTTAATGATGAAGATAAA ACAGAAAACGCAGCCTATTTCAGTGATGTAGAAgatgatacaaaatatacaaataaaaagcgATTACCTTTAGAAGACGTTTTTAATACACATTCAAGCgcacatgtaaaaaaaataaaaacatacgatattgatgataataat ataaaaagcgtacttgatttaaaaaatgtgaaaaaatacgtTTCGAGAACAACCTCCAATTCAACAGAAAAGTGTACAAAATCAGCCAAAACCGGCGTTGATATtctgagaaaaaaagttaGCAAGGAACTTAAGACTGAAAATGGGAATGCatcaaaatcaattataaaaactgaTATTATCAATTTAGCAAACGCAAAAGAAGAATTAGTGCAATTGCAAAAAACAGCTTTAGAGAcagatatacaaattaaagaaagaaataacaatACGCAAGAAGAGATTTTACAAATAGAATTGGAaataagtaaagaaaaattaaaatttgtaaaattagagATACAACTTAAAGAACTAGAAGTGGAGATTAAAAAACAACAACTTACAAGGCTGCTATAA
- the LOC137001044 gene encoding putative nuclease HARBI1: MYDKNEFIARFRLCKETVLRIVDLIRDRIQTRTMRNNAITPLHQLLLTLRFYATGTFQISIADFAGIHKSTACRIIKKVTIALASECHRYIRFPENTERIRQQFYNIAKFPRVIGAIDCTHVKIQSPGGEEAEIFRNRKGFFSINVQAVCNSELQFQDIVSRWLGSTHDATIFNASRLHARFVEGEIQDGILLGDNGYPCTKFLMTPLLQTHNRAEELYNESQIRTRNVIERAFGVWKRRFPILAIGMRLSIVTIQAIIIATAVLHNIARQMHDPDPPVNLDIEQLIETLENDENEIAALNNVRGDTARRVLIDTYFRRLQ; encoded by the exons atgtatgataaaaatgaattcaTTGCACGCTTTAGATTGTGTAAAGAAACAGTTCTCAGAATAGTTGATCTTATTCGTGATAGAATACAAACAAGAACAATGAg GAATAATGCTATAACACCATTGCATCAGTTATTATTGACCTTGCGTTTCTATGCAACTGGAACTTTTCAGATTAGTATAGCTGATTTTGCAGGAATTCATAAATCTACTGCGtgtagaattataaaaaaagtaacaatagCTCTGGCTTCTGAATGTCATCGTTACATACGTTTTCCAGAAAACACAGAAAGAATACGTCaacagttttataatattgctaAATTTCCACGTGTCATTGGTGCAATAGATTGCACTCATGTTAAAATTCAGTCACCAG GCGGAGAAGAAGCAGAAATTTTCCGAAATAGAAAAGGTTTCTTTAGCATTAATGTGCAAGCCGTATGTAACAGTGAACTACAATTTCAAGACATTGTGTCACGATGGCTTGGTTCAACTCATGAtgctacaatttttaatgctagTCGTTTACATGCCAGATTTGTTGAGGGTGAAATACAAGATGGAATCTTACTAGGAGATAATGGATATCCTTgcactaaatttttaatgactcCTTTATTGCAAACACATAATCGTGCTGAAGAATTGTATAATGAGTCACAAATACGCACTCGAAATGTTATTGAACGTGCCTTTGGTGTATGGAAACGTAGATTTCCTATATTAGCAATAGGCATGAGATTGTCCATAGTCACTATTCAAGCTATTATAATTGCAACAGCAGTATTGCATAACATTGCTCGTCAAATGCACGATCCCGATCCACCAGTTAATTTAGATATAGAacaattaattgaaacattagaaaatgatgaaaatgaaATAGCGGCATTAAATAATGTTCGAGGTGATACTGCAAGACGAGTATTAATTGACACATATTTCAGAAG aTTACAATAA